In the Tetrapisispora phaffii CBS 4417 chromosome 7, complete genome genome, one interval contains:
- the TPHA0G00160 gene encoding cytochrome b5 reductase family protein yields MLTASIRRTSAKTVLGGLAAIAAASYLTKHLSTLRNDSPKTFQNFRGPFFGWIDLPISKIEDLSSDARRFTFKLPLETQISGVEPISFLLTKPTGTWGPWNIRPYTPISSQHKEGEIEFVVKKIDGGKMSSHLFSLKVNDTVSFNGPISRKAWKANEYDSVTLLGAGSGITPLYQLINSILLNPEDKTKITLLYGNKTAEDILLHRELEELKSKHPERLAIKYYLSNSSKSTEFAKSGYISKDDLKEQIPSPDEKTFVFVCGPDEFVKAYAGAQGRLLSQGKFGGILSTLGYNEQQVFKI; encoded by the coding sequence ATGTTAACAGCCAGTATAAGAAGAACAAGTGCCAAAACTGTTTTGGGAGGGCTAGCTGCCATAGCTGCCGCAAGTTATTTGACCAAACATTTAAGTACTCTAAGAAATGATTCACCTAAGACTTTTCAAAACTTCAGAGGTCCATTCTTTGGTTGGATCGATTTACCAAtctcaaaaattgaagatcTATCGAGTGATGCAAGACGATTCACGTTTAAATTACCGCTAGAAACTCAAATTAGTGGAGTTGAaccaatttcatttttgctAACAAAACCAACTGGCACTTGGGGTCCATGGAACATAAGACCTTACACACCAATAAGCTCTCAACACAAAGAAGGGGAAATTGAGTTTGtagtgaaaaaaattgatggAGGTAAAATGAGTTCACATctgttttctttaaaagTTAACGACACTGTCTCTTTTAATGGTCCTATTTCAAGGAAGGCTTGGAAAGCGAACGAATACGATTCCGTGACCTTACTAGGTGCTGGTTCTGGTATTACACCTCTATATCAACTCATTAATTCAATTCTTCTAAATCCTGAagataaaacaaaaattaccTTATTGTACGGAAATAAAACTGCGGAAGACATTTTATTACACAGAGAACTTGAGGAACTGAAAAGCAAGCATCCAGAAAGGCTAGctatcaaatattatctaagtaattcatcaaaaaGTACTGAGTTTGCAAAATCAGGTTATATTTCTAAAGATGATCTTAAAGAACAGATCCCTAGCCCAGACGAAAAAACTTTCGTATTTGTATGTGGTCCTGATGAGTTTGTGAAAGCCTACGCTGGTGCACAAGGTAGATTACTTTCTCAAGGTAAGTTCGGTGGTATTCTGTCAACTTTAGGATATAATGAACAACAAGTGTTCAAGATTTAA